From Ruminococcus sp. HUN007, a single genomic window includes:
- the pnuC gene encoding nicotinamide riboside transporter PnuC has product MNENTNATAAAKFTEFIRNELKGWKAGEIFWLIFANAALLAISLYLHDTPVSILASLTGVTCVILVGKGKMSNYIFGTVNVLLYACVAWKAKYYGDVMLNLAYYFPTNILGWFMWKKNIDTETQVVQKKRMTVRQDIAVAVLSAAGIFGYSWVLKLLGGNLPLVDSMSTVLSVVAQILMIKRFTEQWIVWILVDAVSVIMWVVAFMNEGDSVAVLLMWIIFLLNAVIMFIKWYRESAEEKTENPVKKTVQE; this is encoded by the coding sequence ATGAACGAAAACACAAATGCAACTGCCGCAGCAAAATTTACGGAGTTTATCAGAAACGAACTTAAAGGCTGGAAAGCAGGAGAGATCTTCTGGCTGATATTCGCAAACGCTGCTCTGCTTGCCATATCGCTGTATCTCCATGACACGCCCGTCAGCATACTTGCATCACTCACCGGCGTAACATGCGTCATACTTGTCGGAAAAGGAAAAATGTCCAACTACATCTTCGGTACCGTCAACGTTCTTCTTTATGCCTGCGTCGCATGGAAAGCAAAGTACTACGGTGATGTAATGCTGAATCTTGCCTACTACTTCCCTACCAACATTCTCGGATGGTTCATGTGGAAAAAGAACATCGACACTGAAACCCAGGTAGTACAGAAAAAGCGAATGACCGTCAGACAGGACATTGCGGTCGCAGTCCTGAGCGCTGCCGGAATATTCGGATACAGCTGGGTCCTTAAGCTTTTAGGCGGCAATCTTCCGCTTGTGGACAGCATGAGCACAGTTCTTTCCGTTGTCGCACAGATACTCATGATAAAAAGATTTACCGAACAGTGGATCGTCTGGATACTCGTCGATGCTGTATCGGTCATCATGTGGGTGGTGGCCTTCATGAACGAAGGCGACAGCGTTGCCGTTCTGCTTATGTGGATAATCTTCCTGCTCAATGCCGTTATCATGTTTATCAAGTGGTACAGGGAATCGGCAGAGGAAAAGACAGAAAATCCTGTAAAGAAGACCGTACAGGAGTAA